A window of the Gossypium hirsutum isolate 1008001.06 chromosome A05, Gossypium_hirsutum_v2.1, whole genome shotgun sequence genome harbors these coding sequences:
- the LOC107944917 gene encoding E3 ubiquitin-protein ligase HERC2 isoform X1 translates to MIQALTHVIGNDNNNNPLLVQLHHHNQYQYQSQHQPQDDGTYAMKKVLIQNNEQLELVREEIRVSSSFSHQAAKAVHKPTNVECLSGLTIKLAALGSEHTVVVTDGGEALSWGAVASGRLGHGLESSIFGFLTSDSEYTPRLIKKLEGIRVKRVAAGLLHSACIDGIAETRSLFVFGDKVVANLGFGEAKNATMPSMINTLPYSEEVACGGYNTCVVTSNSLYCWNKS, encoded by the exons ATGATTCAAGCCCTAACTCACGTTATTGGaaacgataataataataatccacTACTTGTTCAACTTCATCACCATAATCAATACCAATACCAATCTCAACATCAACCTCAAG ATGATGGAACTTATGCAATGAAGAAAGTTCTCATTCAGAATAATGAACAGTTAGAATTGGTTCGGGAGGAGATCCGTGTTTCATCCTCGTTTAGTCACC AGGCTGCGAAAGCAGTTCATAAGCCAACCAATGTGGAATGCTTGAGCGGGCTTACAATTAAATTGGCTGCTTTGGGTTCAGAGCACACAGTTGTTGTTACTG ATGGAGGTGAGGCTTTAAGTTGGGGAGCAGTTGCATCTGGAAGACTTGGTCATGGCCTTGAGTCGAGCATTTTTGGTTTTTTAACAAGCGACAG tGAATATACACCAAGGCTTATAAAGAAATTAGAGGGTATCAGG GTCAAAAGAGTTGCAGCTGGCTTGTTGCATTCAGCATGCATTGATG GTATTGCAGAAACTAGGTCTTTGTTTGTGTTTGGGGATAAAGTGGTAGCTAATCTT GGATTTGGGGAGGCCAAGAATGCAACCATGCCATCCATGATCAATACATTGCCATATTCAGAAGAAGTTGCATGTGGTGGCTACAACACTTGTGTTGTAACAAGTAATTCTCTTTATTGCTGGAACAAGTCTTAA
- the LOC107944917 gene encoding ultraviolet-B receptor UVR8 isoform X2 has product MIQALTHVIGNDNNNNPLLVQLHHHNQYQYQSQHQPQDDGTYAMKKVLIQNNEQLELVREEIRVSSSFSHQAAKAVHKPTNVECLSGLTIKLAALGSEHTVVVTDGGEALSWGAVASGRLGHGLESSIFGFLTSDSEYTPRLIKKLEGIRVKRVAAGLLHSACIDETRSLFVFGDKVVANLGFGEAKNATMPSMINTLPYSEEVACGGYNTCVVTSNSLYCWNKS; this is encoded by the exons ATGATTCAAGCCCTAACTCACGTTATTGGaaacgataataataataatccacTACTTGTTCAACTTCATCACCATAATCAATACCAATACCAATCTCAACATCAACCTCAAG ATGATGGAACTTATGCAATGAAGAAAGTTCTCATTCAGAATAATGAACAGTTAGAATTGGTTCGGGAGGAGATCCGTGTTTCATCCTCGTTTAGTCACC AGGCTGCGAAAGCAGTTCATAAGCCAACCAATGTGGAATGCTTGAGCGGGCTTACAATTAAATTGGCTGCTTTGGGTTCAGAGCACACAGTTGTTGTTACTG ATGGAGGTGAGGCTTTAAGTTGGGGAGCAGTTGCATCTGGAAGACTTGGTCATGGCCTTGAGTCGAGCATTTTTGGTTTTTTAACAAGCGACAG tGAATATACACCAAGGCTTATAAAGAAATTAGAGGGTATCAGG GTCAAAAGAGTTGCAGCTGGCTTGTTGCATTCAGCATGCATTGATG AAACTAGGTCTTTGTTTGTGTTTGGGGATAAAGTGGTAGCTAATCTT GGATTTGGGGAGGCCAAGAATGCAACCATGCCATCCATGATCAATACATTGCCATATTCAGAAGAAGTTGCATGTGGTGGCTACAACACTTGTGTTGTAACAAGTAATTCTCTTTATTGCTGGAACAAGTCTTAA
- the LOC107944917 gene encoding X-linked retinitis pigmentosa GTPase regulator isoform X3 yields the protein MIQALTHVIGNDNNNNPLLVQLHHHNQYQYQSQHQPQDDGTYAMKKVLIQNNEQLELVREEIRVSSSFSHQAAKAVHKPTNVECLSGLTIKLAALGSEHTVVVTDGGEALSWGAVASGRLGHGLESSIFGFLTSDRSKELQLACCIQHALMILICLGIAETRSLFVFGDKVVANLGFGEAKNATMPSMINTLPYSEEVACGGYNTCVVTSNSLYCWNKS from the exons ATGATTCAAGCCCTAACTCACGTTATTGGaaacgataataataataatccacTACTTGTTCAACTTCATCACCATAATCAATACCAATACCAATCTCAACATCAACCTCAAG ATGATGGAACTTATGCAATGAAGAAAGTTCTCATTCAGAATAATGAACAGTTAGAATTGGTTCGGGAGGAGATCCGTGTTTCATCCTCGTTTAGTCACC AGGCTGCGAAAGCAGTTCATAAGCCAACCAATGTGGAATGCTTGAGCGGGCTTACAATTAAATTGGCTGCTTTGGGTTCAGAGCACACAGTTGTTGTTACTG ATGGAGGTGAGGCTTTAAGTTGGGGAGCAGTTGCATCTGGAAGACTTGGTCATGGCCTTGAGTCGAGCATTTTTGGTTTTTTAACAAGCGACAG GTCAAAAGAGTTGCAGCTGGCTTGTTGCATTCAGCATGCATTGATG ATCTTAATTTGTCTAGGTATTGCAGAAACTAGGTCTTTGTTTGTGTTTGGGGATAAAGTGGTAGCTAATCTT GGATTTGGGGAGGCCAAGAATGCAACCATGCCATCCATGATCAATACATTGCCATATTCAGAAGAAGTTGCATGTGGTGGCTACAACACTTGTGTTGTAACAAGTAATTCTCTTTATTGCTGGAACAAGTCTTAA
- the LOC107944917 gene encoding probable E3 ubiquitin-protein ligase HERC2 isoform X4, giving the protein MIQALTHVIGNDNNNNPLLVQLHHHNQYQYQSQHQPQDDGTYAMKKVLIQNNEQLELVREEIRVSSSFSHQAAKAVHKPTNVECLSGLTIKLAALGSEHTVVVTDGGEALSWGAVASGRLGHGLESSIFGFLTSDSEYTPRLIKKLEGIRVKRVAAGLLHSACIDDLNLSRYCRN; this is encoded by the exons ATGATTCAAGCCCTAACTCACGTTATTGGaaacgataataataataatccacTACTTGTTCAACTTCATCACCATAATCAATACCAATACCAATCTCAACATCAACCTCAAG ATGATGGAACTTATGCAATGAAGAAAGTTCTCATTCAGAATAATGAACAGTTAGAATTGGTTCGGGAGGAGATCCGTGTTTCATCCTCGTTTAGTCACC AGGCTGCGAAAGCAGTTCATAAGCCAACCAATGTGGAATGCTTGAGCGGGCTTACAATTAAATTGGCTGCTTTGGGTTCAGAGCACACAGTTGTTGTTACTG ATGGAGGTGAGGCTTTAAGTTGGGGAGCAGTTGCATCTGGAAGACTTGGTCATGGCCTTGAGTCGAGCATTTTTGGTTTTTTAACAAGCGACAG tGAATATACACCAAGGCTTATAAAGAAATTAGAGGGTATCAGG GTCAAAAGAGTTGCAGCTGGCTTGTTGCATTCAGCATGCATTGATG ATCTTAATTTGTCTAGGTATTGCAGAAACTAG